In the Streptomyces coeruleoprunus genome, CGAGATGAACACCGTCGACGGCTACGAGATGTCCTCCTGGTCCACCGGGTACGGCGACTTCGCCATGCGCCCGGACCTTTCCACCCTCCGCCGCGTTCCCTGGCACGAGGGCACCGCCCTCCTCCTCGCCGACCTGGCCTGGAACGACGGCTCACCCGTCGTCGCCGCGCCCCGGCAGATCCTGCGCCGCCAGCTCGACCGGCTCGCCGCCCACGGATACACCGCCCACGTCGGCACCGAGCTGGAGTTCATCGTCTTCAAGGACACCTACGAACAGGCCTGGGACGCCGGCTACCGCGGCCTCACCCCGGCCAACCAGTACAACGTCGACTACTCCGTCCTCGGCACCGGCCGCGTCGAACCCCTCCTGCGCCGCATCCGCAACGAGATGGCCCGGGCCGGCATGACCGTCGAGTCCGCCAAGGGCGAGTGCAACCCCGGCCAGCACGAGATCGCCTTCCGCTACGACGAGGCCCTGGCCACCTGCGACCACCACGCCGTCTACAAGACCGGCGCCAAGGAGATCGCCGCCCAGGAAGGCGTCTCGCTCACCTTCATGGCCAAGTACAACGAGCGCGAGGGCAACTCCTGCCACATCCACCTCTCGCTGCAGGACGCCGACGGCCGCAACGCCATGGCGGGCGACGACCCCCACGGCATGTCCCCGGTCATGCGGCACTTCCTCGCCGGCCAGCTCGCCGCCCTGCGCGACTTCTCCCTCCTCTACGCCCCCCACATCAACTCCTACAAGCGCTTCCAGCCCGGCTCCTTCGCCCCCACCGCCGTCGCCTGGGGCCACGACAACCGCACCTGCGCCCTCCGCGTCGTCGGCCACGGCCGCTCCACCCGCTTCGAGAACCGCCTCCCCGGCGGCGACGTCAACCCCTACCTCGCCGTCGCCGCCCTCGTGGCCGCCGGCCTCCACGGCATCGAGCAGGAACTCGAACTCCCCGAGCCGTGCACCGGCAACGCCTACACCGCCGACTACGAGCACGTCCCCACCACCCTGCGCGAGGCCGCCGAACTGTGGGAGACCAGCCCCCTCGCCAAGGCCGCCTTCGGCGACGAGGTCGTCGCCCACTACCGCAACATGGCCCGCGTCGAACTCGACGCCTTCGACGCCGCGGTCACCGACTGGGAGCTGCGCCGCTCCTTCGAACGCATGTGAGGAACAGCCGTTGACCACCCAGCTCCACGTACTGAACCCCGCCACCGAGGAGGTCGTCGCCACCGTCCCCGGGGCGACCGCCGCCGACGTCGACGCCGCCGTCACCCGCGCGGCCCTGGCCCAGCGCACCTGGGCCGCCGCCGCACCCGCCGACCGTGCCCGGCTCCTGCGCCGCTTCGCCCGCGTCGTCGACGACCACATCGAGGAACTGGCCCTCCTGGAGGTCCGCGAGGCCGGCCACACCATCGGCAACGCCCGCTGGGAGGCCGGCAACGTCCGCGACCTCCTCGACTACGCCGCCGGGGGAGTCGAACGCCTCAGCGGCCGCCAGATCCCGGTGCCCGGCGGCCTCGACGTCACCCTCCTCGAACCCCTCGGCGTGATCGGCGTCATCGCCCCCTGGAACTTCCCCATGCCGATCGCCGCCTGGGGCACCGCGCCCGCACTCGCCGCCGGCAACGCCGTCCTCCTCAAACCGGCCGAGACGACCCCGCTCACCGCGCTGCGCCTCGCCGAACTCGCCCTCGAAGCGGGCCTTCCCGAACACCTCTTCCAGGTGCTCCCCGGCACCGGCCCCGTCACGGGCGACGCCCTCGTCACCCACCCCGGCGTCGCCAAGATCGTCTTCACCGGCTCCACCCGCGTCGGCAAGGCGATCATGGCCAAGTGCGCCGACCACGTGAAGCGCGTCACCCTCGAACTCGGCGGCAAGAGCCCCAACATCGTCTTCGCCGACGCCGACATCGAGGCCGCCGCCCTCGCCGCGCCCATGTCCTTCCTCGACAACTCCGGCCAGGACTGCTGCGCCCGCACCCGCATCCTCGTCCAGCGCACCGCCTACGACCGCTTCCTGGAACTCCTCGCCCCCGCCGTCGAGAAGGTCGCCGTCGGCGACCCGGCCGACGAGCAGACCCAGATGGGCCCCCTGATCTCCCGCGCCCAGCTCGACCGCGTACGGTCCTACGTCCCCGACGACGCCCCCGCGCTCCGCGGCACCGCCCCCGAGGGCCCCGGCTTCTGGTACCCGCCGACCGTCCTCACCGGCCTCGCCCCCGACGCGCCCGCCGCCGTCGACGAGGTCTTCGGGCCCGTCGCCGTCGTCCTCCCCTTCGAGGACGAGGACGACGCCGTACGCCTCGCCAACGCCACCGACTACGGCCTGTCCGGCTCCATCTGGACCCGCGACGTCGGCCGCGCCCTGCGGGTCTCCCGCGCGGTCCAGGCCGGCAACCTCTCCGTCAACTCGCACTCCAGCGTCCGCTACTGGACCCCGTTCGGCGGCTTCAAGCAGTCCGGCATCGGCCGCGAACTGGGCCCCGACGCCCTCACCGCTTTCACCGAGACCAAGAACGTCTTCATCAGCACGGAAGGCTGACGCACCGCATGACCGACAACGAGATCATCTGCCGCCGCCTCGTGGGCCGCACCGCCGTCATCACCGGCGCCGGCAGCGGCATCGGCCTCGCCACCGCCCGCCGCCTCGCCTCCGAGGGCGCCCACGTCGTGTGCGCCGACATCGACGAGAAGGCCGGCAAGGCCGCCGCCGACGAGGTCGGAGGCCTCTTCGTACGCGTCGACGTCACCGACCCCGAACAGGTCGAGGCCCTCTTCAGGACCGCGTACGACACCTACGGCAGCGTCGACGTCGCCTTCAACAACGCCGGCATCTCGCCCCCCGACGACGACTCCATCCTGGAAACCGGCCTGGAGGCCTGGAAGCGCGTCCAGGACGTCAACCTCACCTCCGTCTACCTGTGCTGCAAGGCCGCCATCCCCTACATGCGCCGCCAGGGCAGGGGATCCATCATCAACACCGCGTCCTTCGTGGCCGTCATGGGCGCCGCCACCAGCCAGATCTCCTACACCGCCTCCAAGGGCGGCGTCCTCGCCATGTCCCGCGAACTGGGCGTCCAGTTCGCCCGCGAGGGCATCCGCGTCAACGCCCTGTGCCCCGGACCGGTGAACACTCCCCTCCTGCGGGA is a window encoding:
- a CDS encoding 3-oxoacyl-ACP reductase, giving the protein MTDNEIICRRLVGRTAVITGAGSGIGLATARRLASEGAHVVCADIDEKAGKAAADEVGGLFVRVDVTDPEQVEALFRTAYDTYGSVDVAFNNAGISPPDDDSILETGLEAWKRVQDVNLTSVYLCCKAAIPYMRRQGRGSIINTASFVAVMGAATSQISYTASKGGVLAMSRELGVQFAREGIRVNALCPGPVNTPLLRELFAKDPERAARRLVHIPLGRFAEAEEIAAAVAFLASDDSSFVNAADFLVDGGISGAYVTPL
- a CDS encoding glutamine synthetase family protein yields the protein MADRTPPLAVDELRALVASGEIDTVVLAFPDMQGRLQGKRFAAPFFLDEVLEHGTEGCNYLLAVDAEMNTVDGYEMSSWSTGYGDFAMRPDLSTLRRVPWHEGTALLLADLAWNDGSPVVAAPRQILRRQLDRLAAHGYTAHVGTELEFIVFKDTYEQAWDAGYRGLTPANQYNVDYSVLGTGRVEPLLRRIRNEMARAGMTVESAKGECNPGQHEIAFRYDEALATCDHHAVYKTGAKEIAAQEGVSLTFMAKYNEREGNSCHIHLSLQDADGRNAMAGDDPHGMSPVMRHFLAGQLAALRDFSLLYAPHINSYKRFQPGSFAPTAVAWGHDNRTCALRVVGHGRSTRFENRLPGGDVNPYLAVAALVAAGLHGIEQELELPEPCTGNAYTADYEHVPTTLREAAELWETSPLAKAAFGDEVVAHYRNMARVELDAFDAAVTDWELRRSFERM
- a CDS encoding aldehyde dehydrogenase family protein; this translates as MTTQLHVLNPATEEVVATVPGATAADVDAAVTRAALAQRTWAAAAPADRARLLRRFARVVDDHIEELALLEVREAGHTIGNARWEAGNVRDLLDYAAGGVERLSGRQIPVPGGLDVTLLEPLGVIGVIAPWNFPMPIAAWGTAPALAAGNAVLLKPAETTPLTALRLAELALEAGLPEHLFQVLPGTGPVTGDALVTHPGVAKIVFTGSTRVGKAIMAKCADHVKRVTLELGGKSPNIVFADADIEAAALAAPMSFLDNSGQDCCARTRILVQRTAYDRFLELLAPAVEKVAVGDPADEQTQMGPLISRAQLDRVRSYVPDDAPALRGTAPEGPGFWYPPTVLTGLAPDAPAAVDEVFGPVAVVLPFEDEDDAVRLANATDYGLSGSIWTRDVGRALRVSRAVQAGNLSVNSHSSVRYWTPFGGFKQSGIGRELGPDALTAFTETKNVFISTEG